A single window of Rhodococcus jostii RHA1 DNA harbors:
- a CDS encoding TetR/AcrR family transcriptional regulator, with the protein MASTDVRDRILAAALHIVGTEGIPGVTNRRIAAQAGVSLGSITYHFPTQTDLLRAALSGFVTEETQRLSELAEGYRDKGLSLEDAAALTGKVAKDLAFSAERIAPFELYIQAGRDHELRQAAAECFAAYDDLTATILTALGVPDAASVAPTIVATIAGLQLRRLATGSDGDHDFATSVLLLLRAAAP; encoded by the coding sequence GTGGCTTCGACGGACGTTCGTGACCGCATCCTCGCGGCGGCACTGCACATCGTCGGCACGGAAGGCATTCCCGGCGTGACCAATCGGCGGATCGCCGCGCAGGCCGGCGTGTCGCTCGGCTCCATCACGTACCACTTCCCCACGCAGACGGACCTGTTGCGCGCCGCGCTGTCCGGGTTCGTGACGGAGGAGACGCAGCGGCTGTCGGAGCTGGCGGAGGGGTACCGGGACAAGGGGCTGAGCCTCGAGGACGCCGCCGCGCTCACCGGTAAGGTCGCGAAGGACCTGGCGTTCTCCGCCGAGCGGATCGCCCCGTTCGAGCTGTACATCCAGGCGGGACGCGACCACGAGCTGCGTCAGGCCGCCGCCGAATGCTTCGCCGCATACGACGATTTGACGGCGACGATCCTCACCGCCCTCGGCGTCCCGGACGCGGCGTCCGTGGCCCCGACCATCGTCGCGACCATCGCCGGCCTGCAGCTCAGGAGACTCGCGACCGGAAGCGACGGCGATCACGACTTCGCGACGTCGGTGCTCCTTCTGCTCAGGGCCGCCGCCCCGTGA
- the era gene encoding GTPase Era yields the protein MSKTEFRSGFVCFVGRPNTGKSTLTNALVGSKIAITSSRPQTTRHTIRGIVHRDHAQLILVDTPGLHRPRTLLGQRLNDLVRDTYSEVDVICLCIPADEKIGPGDRWIVQQVRQIAPKTTLIGIVTKIDKVSKDMVGQQLLAVSKLLGPEADVVPVSAASGEQVEVLVDVLASKMEEGPAFYPDGELTDEPEETLMAELIREAALEGLGDELPHSLAVVIEEIIPREGRTEKQGELLDVHALLYVERPSQKGIVIGKGGARLREVGTKARLQIEKLLGTKIFLELHVKVAKDWQRDPKQLGRLGF from the coding sequence ATGAGTAAAACCGAATTCCGTTCCGGATTCGTCTGTTTCGTCGGACGGCCCAACACGGGCAAATCCACGCTGACCAACGCGCTGGTGGGCAGCAAGATCGCGATCACGTCCTCGCGTCCGCAGACCACCCGCCACACCATCCGCGGCATCGTGCACCGCGACCACGCGCAGCTGATCCTCGTCGACACCCCGGGTCTGCACCGCCCCCGGACGCTCCTCGGCCAGCGCCTCAACGACCTCGTGCGCGACACCTACTCCGAGGTCGACGTGATCTGCCTGTGCATCCCGGCGGACGAGAAGATCGGCCCCGGCGACCGGTGGATCGTGCAGCAGGTCCGTCAGATCGCGCCGAAGACCACGCTCATCGGCATCGTCACGAAGATCGACAAGGTCAGCAAGGACATGGTCGGGCAGCAGTTGCTGGCCGTGTCCAAGCTCCTCGGTCCCGAGGCGGATGTCGTGCCCGTCTCCGCCGCCTCCGGTGAGCAGGTGGAGGTGCTCGTCGACGTCCTCGCGTCGAAGATGGAGGAGGGCCCGGCGTTCTACCCGGACGGCGAGCTCACCGACGAACCCGAAGAGACGCTGATGGCCGAACTCATTCGCGAGGCCGCACTCGAGGGGCTCGGCGACGAACTGCCGCACTCCCTGGCCGTGGTCATCGAGGAGATCATCCCCCGCGAGGGACGCACCGAGAAGCAGGGCGAACTGCTCGACGTCCACGCCCTGCTCTACGTCGAACGCCCGTCCCAGAAGGGCATCGTGATCGGCAAGGGCGGCGCGCGCCTCCGTGAGGTGGGGACCAAGGCCCGGCTGCAGATCGAGAAGCTGCTCGGCACCAAGATCTTCCTCGAACTGCACGTCAAGGTGGCCAAGGACTGGCAGCGCGACCCGAAACAGCTGGGCCGCCTCGGATTCTAG
- the ybeY gene encoding rRNA maturation RNase YbeY: MSIEVSNESGMDVSEEELISVARFVIARMDVHPAAELSMVLVDSATMADLHMRWMDLPGPTDVMSFPMDELEPGGRPDSPEPGPSMLGDIVLCPSFASDQADKAGHPLAHELALLTVHGVLHLLGYDHAEPEEEKEMFGLQNQLLEDWYEDLRRAERDAALAARDQKLLGKAGFFDSPDQ, translated from the coding sequence ATGAGCATCGAAGTCTCGAACGAATCGGGCATGGACGTCTCCGAAGAGGAGCTGATCAGCGTTGCCCGCTTCGTGATCGCGAGGATGGACGTGCACCCCGCGGCCGAGTTGTCGATGGTCCTCGTGGACTCCGCCACCATGGCCGACCTCCACATGCGGTGGATGGACCTGCCCGGTCCCACCGACGTGATGTCGTTCCCCATGGACGAGCTCGAGCCCGGCGGTCGCCCGGACTCGCCCGAGCCCGGACCGTCGATGCTCGGTGACATCGTGCTGTGCCCGTCCTTCGCCTCGGACCAGGCCGACAAGGCCGGTCACCCGCTCGCTCACGAACTCGCTCTGCTCACCGTGCACGGTGTGCTCCACCTCCTCGGCTACGACCACGCCGAACCGGAGGAGGAGAAGGAGATGTTCGGCCTGCAGAACCAGTTGCTCGAAGACTGGTACGAGGATCTGCGCAGGGCCGAACGCGACGCCGCACTCGCTGCCCGGGATCAGAAGCTGCTCGGCAAGGCCGGCTTCTTCGACTCACCGGACCAGTAA
- a CDS encoding PhoH family protein has product MSEQDQNGETFGATRPAERTVRSSIDLPPETVPPLLGSSDENLRALERVLDADIHVRGNAVTLTGRPGDVALAERVIAELGSIVGRGQPLTPDAVRRTVGMLTQGVSESPAEVLTLDILSRRGKTIRPKTLNQKRYVDAIDANTIVFGIGPAGTGKTYLAMAKAVQALQTKQVSRIILTRPAVEAGERLGFLPGTLHEKIDPYLRPLHDALHDMMDPEAIPKLMQSGVIEVAPLAYMRGRTLNDAFIILDEAQNTTAEQMKMFLTRLGFGSKVVVTGDVTQVDLPGGARSGLRAATEILGDIDDIYFAELNSSDVVRHRLVSDIVDAYERFEADRDGKVELGNRAQRRAAHSRSPRR; this is encoded by the coding sequence GAGACGTTCGGCGCCACGCGTCCGGCGGAACGCACCGTGCGTTCGAGTATCGATCTCCCACCCGAAACGGTCCCGCCTCTCCTCGGTTCTTCCGACGAGAATCTGCGCGCTCTCGAACGGGTCCTGGACGCAGACATCCATGTACGCGGCAACGCCGTCACACTGACGGGACGGCCCGGCGACGTCGCGCTCGCCGAACGCGTCATCGCGGAACTGGGCTCCATCGTCGGTCGCGGGCAGCCGCTGACCCCCGACGCTGTGCGTCGCACGGTCGGCATGCTCACCCAGGGGGTGAGCGAATCGCCCGCCGAAGTCCTGACCCTCGACATCCTGTCGCGGCGCGGCAAGACGATCCGGCCGAAGACGCTGAACCAGAAGCGTTACGTCGACGCGATCGACGCGAACACCATCGTGTTCGGCATCGGGCCCGCCGGCACCGGCAAGACCTACCTCGCCATGGCGAAGGCGGTGCAGGCCCTGCAGACCAAGCAGGTGTCGCGGATCATTCTCACCCGCCCCGCGGTCGAGGCGGGGGAGCGGCTCGGGTTCCTGCCCGGCACGCTGCACGAGAAGATCGATCCGTACCTGCGCCCGCTGCACGACGCACTCCACGACATGATGGACCCCGAGGCCATCCCGAAGCTGATGCAGTCGGGTGTCATCGAGGTGGCGCCGCTGGCATACATGCGTGGTCGCACACTCAACGACGCGTTCATCATCCTCGACGAGGCGCAGAACACCACCGCCGAGCAGATGAAGATGTTCCTCACCCGACTGGGCTTTGGCTCCAAGGTCGTCGTCACCGGCGACGTCACGCAGGTGGACCTGCCGGGCGGTGCCCGGTCCGGGCTCCGCGCGGCCACCGAGATCCTCGGTGACATCGACGACATCTACTTCGCCGAACTCAACAGCAGCGACGTGGTCCGGCACCGGCTGGTGTCCGACATCGTCGACGCGTACGAGCGTTTCGAAGCGGACCGGGACGGCAAGGTCGAGCTCGGGAACCGCGCACAGCGTAGAGCGGCGCACTCGCGTTCTCCACGACGGTAG